The Methanosphaera sp. BMS genome contains a region encoding:
- a CDS encoding right-handed parallel beta-helix repeat-containing protein, which produces MNKNTDKIILLISLLILILGISTVSASQMNPEDYGEVDDIDSNSQDINIQDTSIPMDTQDELKTRQETTSINKESKNIKKATYNVDETNIGRYFDLGDGSTTKNVKENDTIILSGTFKDMEFYIDKVGLKVIGNNAKLTGGQIIISDEAGNNLLSNITITTTDYDNAILNLAENTNITNNKVTLKNADGVTEGIRNEAKNVIIVNNIVNVEGPSKNINFDDAERKNMAFTFGIVNQANNTLIENNTVTAKKHKDAVDEFTGTIDAIEVQGYPEEIISNVTIKNNNVHVSDARFVYGINVLNSIDNIKVLDNNITATSIRYSNGIQLGDKATNCLIQNNKVDARIINATPDEDTVSFGIIATNTVASGTENITIKNNDVKIDAQIGYAFEIYNVHNSNIDSNTMNVSGEYAMGIGLSGSKNSNITNNEMTLSGNSARNSTLAEYIPPSNNGIHIQEASDNIIVKDNKVRATDRNNNSKAVYIRNCDNVNVFNNDLVADNLYGDNSVVSTNSSKTTIKNNTSPFDKKDAIITIQAPKKVDTGKTIKINLTITDTAKKAVNGTAVVKINGLSIKDINTQTSAITIKNGKGTLTMTLASYSGKEYTVTAIFSKTGFNRAENSTKMTVNKGTYKTFTIKLNGTSEQKIRIKQTLTDTNGNKIYGNTQVAIKLGDRTVKTLTVSNSILDTEIIVPYLPPGENKFKITLGENYRYNTKVINSTINISKQDVVVKINPIKATPGKTVNLTATLTNKNTKTPVISGKYVFKVNGKTVPIVTEFFEEIYTTKNITKGLAKWEYTIPNYMNPGVYEITINYNGNTQSNPIKYSSKSLTIS; this is translated from the coding sequence ATGAATAAAAATACAGATAAGATAATCCTATTAATATCGCTATTAATACTTATTTTAGGTATATCCACAGTATCAGCCAGTCAAATGAATCCAGAGGACTATGGCGAAGTAGATGATATTGATTCAAATTCACAGGATATTAACATTCAGGATACATCCATACCCATGGATACACAGGATGAGTTAAAAACACGACAAGAGACTACAAGCATAAACAAAGAATCAAAAAATATTAAAAAAGCAACCTATAACGTCGATGAAACAAATATTGGAAGATATTTCGATTTAGGAGATGGATCAACGACCAAAAATGTTAAGGAAAACGATACCATAATCCTATCCGGAACATTTAAGGACATGGAGTTCTACATAGACAAGGTTGGATTGAAGGTTATAGGAAATAATGCAAAACTTACTGGCGGACAGATAATAATATCGGATGAAGCCGGAAATAACCTGTTATCAAACATTACAATCACGACAACCGATTATGATAATGCAATTCTGAATCTGGCAGAAAACACCAATATCACAAACAATAAGGTTACACTGAAAAATGCCGATGGCGTGACCGAAGGCATACGTAATGAAGCAAAAAATGTAATAATAGTAAATAACATCGTGAATGTGGAAGGACCATCAAAGAACATTAACTTTGATGATGCAGAACGTAAAAATATGGCATTTACCTTTGGAATAGTTAACCAAGCAAACAATACCCTTATTGAAAATAATACCGTTACTGCAAAAAAACATAAAGATGCCGTTGATGAATTTACAGGTACAATAGATGCGATAGAAGTACAGGGATATCCTGAAGAAATCATATCCAATGTAACAATCAAAAATAATAATGTACATGTAAGCGATGCAAGATTTGTATATGGAATCAATGTCTTAAACTCCATAGACAACATCAAAGTATTGGACAATAATATCACTGCCACAAGTATCAGATATAGCAATGGCATACAATTAGGTGATAAAGCTACCAACTGTCTGATTCAAAACAATAAGGTTGATGCAAGAATCATCAACGCCACACCTGATGAAGATACTGTAAGCTTTGGAATAATAGCAACAAATACAGTGGCAAGTGGAACGGAAAACATAACCATAAAAAACAATGATGTGAAAATAGATGCACAAATCGGATATGCATTTGAAATATACAACGTCCACAATAGCAACATAGATTCCAATACAATGAACGTAAGTGGTGAATATGCCATGGGTATCGGACTATCCGGTTCTAAAAACAGCAACATAACAAACAATGAAATGACATTAAGCGGAAACAGTGCCCGAAATTCTACCCTCGCAGAGTACATTCCCCCATCCAATAACGGTATTCATATACAGGAAGCATCCGACAACATAATAGTTAAAGACAATAAAGTCAGAGCAACAGACCGCAACAATAATTCCAAAGCAGTTTATATAAGAAACTGCGATAACGTTAACGTATTCAATAACGACTTGGTTGCAGATAATCTGTATGGAGATAATTCTGTGGTAAGTACCAATTCAAGTAAGACCACCATCAAAAATAACACATCTCCATTTGATAAAAAAGATGCCATTATCACAATCCAGGCACCTAAAAAGGTTGACACAGGAAAAACAATCAAAATCAACCTAACAATAACCGACACTGCCAAAAAAGCAGTAAACGGAACAGCAGTAGTTAAAATAAACGGATTAAGCATAAAAGACATCAACACACAGACATCCGCAATAACCATCAAAAACGGTAAAGGTACTCTTACAATGACACTTGCAAGCTACAGTGGAAAAGAATACACAGTAACAGCAATATTCTCAAAAACAGGATTCAACAGAGCAGAAAACAGCACCAAAATGACAGTTAACAAAGGAACATACAAAACATTCACAATAAAACTAAACGGAACAAGCGAACAAAAAATCAGAATCAAACAAACACTAACAGACACCAACGGAAACAAAATCTACGGAAACACACAAGTAGCAATAAAACTAGGAGACAGAACAGTAAAAACACTCACAGTATCAAACTCAATACTTGACACCGAAATAATCGTACCCTACCTACCACCTGGTGAAAACAAATTCAAAATAACCCTCGGTGAAAACTACAGATACAACACAAAAGTCATCAACTCAACAATAAACATATCCAAACAGGACGTAGTTGTAAAAATAAACCCTATCAAAGCAACACCAGGTAAAACAGTAAATCTAACGGCAACATTAACCAACAAAAACACCAAAACACCAGTCATAAGTGGAAAATATGTCTTCAAAGTAAATGGAAAAACCGTACCAATAGTCACGGAATTCTTCGAGGAAATATACACAACCAAAAACATAACAAAAGGACTGGCAAAATGGGAATACACAATACCAAACTACATGAACCCTGGAGTATATGAAATAACAATTAACTACAACGGAAACACACAATCCAATCCAATCAAATACTCATCCAAATCATTGACGATATCATAG